A region of Pristiophorus japonicus isolate sPriJap1 chromosome 32, sPriJap1.hap1, whole genome shotgun sequence DNA encodes the following proteins:
- the wdr13 gene encoding WD repeat-containing protein 13 — protein sequence MRTDFEDDLRAQGARGHRRSVSRGSYQLQAQMNRAVYEDKSPGSVVPTSVAEASRAMAGDTTLSENYAFAGMYHIFDQHVDEAVPKVQFANDDKNRLACCSLDGTVSIFQLVPTPPAVLRVLKGHSRGVTDFAWSLSNDVIVTTSLDATMRIWATEDGKCIREIADPDCSELLCCTFQPMNNNLTVVGNSKHNVHVMNISTGKKVKGGSSKLTGRVLSLSFDSPGRILWAGDDRGSIFSFLFDMATGKLTKAKRLVVSEGSSITSICARSWISREARDPSLLVNACVNKLLLYRVVDNEGTLQLKRTFEIEQSSNPVRSIFCPLMSFRQGACVVTGSEDMCVYFFDVERQTRAIVNKLQGHSAAVLDVSFNCDESLLASSDARGMVIVWRREQK from the exons atgcgcaca GACTTCGAGGACGACCTTCGCGCCCAGGGAGCCAGAGGTCACAGGCGTTCGGTCAGTCGGGGCTCCTACCAGCTGCAGGCACAGATGAATCGGGCCGTCTACGAAGACAA GTCGCCAGGCAGCGTGGTCCCGACCTCTGTGGCCGAGGCTAGTCGCGCCATGGCAGGTGATACCACGCTGAGCGAGAACTATGCCTTCGCCGGGATGTACCATATCTTCGACCAGCACGTGGACGAGGCAG TTCCCAAGGTGCAGTTTGCCAACGACGATAAGAACCGCCTGGCTTGCTGCTCGTTGGACGGGACAGTGTCCATCTTCCAGCTGGTGCCCACGCCCCCGGCCGTGCTGCGGGTGCTGAAGGGTCACTCGCGGGGCGTTACCGACTTCGCCTGGTCCCTCTCCAACGACGTCATCGTGACCACCTCGCTGGACGCCACCATGCGCATCTGGGCCACCGAGGACGGCAAGTGCATCCGCGAGATCGCCGATCCCGACTGCTCTGAGCTGTTGTGCTGCACCTTCCAGCCCATGAACAACAACCTGACTGTG GTTGGGAACAGCAAGCACAATGTTCATGTCATGAACATCTCCACCGGGAAGAAAGTGAAGGGTGGTTCCAGCAAATTGACGGGGCGTGTCCTCTCCTTGTCCTTCGACTCGCCTGGCCGCATCCTGTGGGCCGGCGATGACCGGGGCAGTATTTTCTCCTTCCTCTTCGACATGGCCACAG GCAAGCTGACCAAAGCGAAGCGGCTGGTGGTGAGCGAGGGCAGTTCCATCACCAGCATCTGCGCCCGGTCCTGGATCAGCCGTGAAGCCCGCGATCCATCACTGCTGGTCAACGCCTGCGTCAACAAGCTGCTGCTGTACAG GGTGGTGGACAACGAGGGCACGTTGCAGCTGAAGAGGACCTTCGAGATCGAGCAGAGCTCCAACCCCGTGCGCAGCATCTTCTGCCCCCTAATGTCCTTCCGCCAGGGGGCCTGTGTGG TCACCGGTAGCGAGGACATGTGTGTCTACTTCTTTGACGTGGAGCGACAGACGCGGGCCATCGTCAACAAGCTCCAGGGTCACAGCGCTGCTGTGCTGGACGTCAGCTTCAACTGCGACGAGAGTTTGTTAGCCTCCAGCGATGCTCGAGGGATGGTCATCGTCTGGCGACGTGAGCAGAAGTAA